A genomic segment from Pangasianodon hypophthalmus isolate fPanHyp1 chromosome 25, fPanHyp1.pri, whole genome shotgun sequence encodes:
- the LOC113547412 gene encoding uncharacterized protein LOC113547412 → MLIVNTHQLIHVFSFSSDSPKNTSAVVLSSGDTVEGNSVTLSCSSDANPPVLTYSWFKQRADADTLLTTGQNYTISNISSQHSGLYYCTAHNQLGQHNSTPTHLDVLSDEESSAEVWKLHAVWGAAAHVPALLLSLLIVILCVKRKRGAERDTDIQIVPTPGEDTYKALNPTTRSPDYDTLQNVHLSDSDTYQTLNPATMSSDYDTLRDVATRLSEEKYSRTEE, encoded by the exons ATGCTGAtcgtgaacacacaccagctgattcatgttttttctttctcatcagATTCCCCTAAAAACACCAGTGCAGTGGTTCTTTCCTCTGGAGACACAGTGGAAGGGAattcagtgactctgagctgtagcagtgatgcaaaccctcctgttctcacctactcctggtttaagcagagagcagatgcagacacactgctgacaaCAGGCCAGAATTACACCATCAGCAACATCAGCTCCCAGCACAGCGGACTGTACTACTGCACTGCTCACAACCAGCTGGGACAGCACAACTCTACACCAACACACCTGGATGTGTTAA GTGACGAGGAGAGCTCAGCTGAGGTGTGGAAGCTGCATGCTGTATGGGGAGCCGCTGCACACGTTCctgctctgcttctctctcttcttatCGTCATCCTGTGCGTTAA GAGAAAgagaggagcagagagagacacagacattcAG ATTGTTCCAACACCAGGAGAGGACACATACAAAGCACTGAACCCCACGACTAGGTCCCCGGATTATGACACTCTGCAA AACGTTCACCTCTCTGACAGTGACACTTACCAAACCCTGAACCCTGCAACCATGTCTTCTGACTATGATACACTGAGG